Sequence from the Cryptococcus neoformans var. grubii H99 chromosome 3, complete sequence genome:
CGAGACAGATGAGGGAAGCTGGTGGCGCGCCGAGGGAAAGTATGAGGGAAAGGGCATCGACTGCTTCAAGCAGGACGCGAAGCCGATCAAGACCAGGACACATCGATAGTAGCGCTGCCGACTCTTATAACCCATTGTGGCAAATCCCCGAGGCACTCTCTTTCGACATGCCGGTGGAAAGTGTTGCTAGTGAAGTGCTCTTGACTTACGATCCTGATCATCCATCCTTACGCCTCAAAGATGTGCCACCTGTCGAAGATGTCTGGTTGCCAGTGTCAGAATATGTGGCTTGTCTCTGCGAGATCTTGATGCACGAAAAAAACTGGGAAGTCGTAAGCTATGTCATTTgctttctccctcttcaactGGGAAGCCGCTTATTTTTCCGAGGAGCAAGGGCGACTAGGGAAGTCAGGAGATTATTAAAGGTGCTATGCGATACCATACCGCAGGACAACCGGATTGAACGGCGTTGCAAACATCATGCCTTTATCAAGCGACCCAATGTCAATGCTGTGGTGTATCAAGCTTTGACTATCCTCATCAGCTACAAGGATGATTTGGATAGCAAAGAATGTGACACCCTGATCGCGACATTCGAAATGTGTTTGGAGTCCAATGCCATCGTCGCGAAGCCTTGTATCCAAGCTCTCACGTTGTGTGTCTTTGAGCTTGAACAATCCATTGCCAAGCGATTGTTACCAATTATCAGCAAGATGCGCGATATCAATTTAACATCCGGTATCGCTGTACATCTCCTCGAATTCATCCTAGCTCTAGGCGATCATCAATCTCTGTTCCGCAACTTTACAGATGCGCACTACAAAGACGTCTTTACCCTTGTTATCGATTATATCGCGGAACACAATGCCCGTTCAGACGAGCTGCCAGATATGACATCGGACAAGCGTGAGAGTTATACCCTCTCTCAGCACGTGATTGGTCTTGCCTATCACGCTATCTACGTATGGTATCTCGCTCTCAAGTTATCTCTTCGACCAGACCTCGTCAGACATATTATAACCAAGCTACTCCAAAGTAGATCTATTCGCGTTGCAACTGACGAAATGGTTGAAGTGTGTCTTGACTGGCTTGCGAGGTATACCTATGGTAATCCCGACCCGAAGCCGGCGTCGAGTTTGTTGAATGAGATGGTAGCTCGCGAATCAGGAGAATCCGACCCTCCTAAGAAAAGAAGTTGGTCCTTGGGCAATGCCATATTGACAGTCACTTTGCATGCTGGTAGCGGTTGGGCTAGCATCACTTCCACAAGGCCCACGGGTGCAACCGAGCTTATTGCGAGGTTGGAGAATTTACCGCTTTCGGAgatcgatgatgatggactAGATCTTTTCTTGTTACCCAAGTTGCTGATGGAAAACAGAGGGCTTATCatgaaggatgaagaacaGGCCGTGAGTTATAAATGGTTCGAATCGCTAAAGGGGAACGCTGACTATAACGGAGACACTGCAACAGCTGTTCATGCCTATGTCGATTTCTCCCGATTCCGCAGGCTCTTCAATTCCTTCTCAGCGCCGCAAAGAAGTTGCCGTTGACCCGGCCTACTTTGCGATCCAACTTTTATCATATCCCGCGGACAGCCTCGACTCTATACATGGTCGTCCAATCCCGAACGAAGAGCGGTTCAACCGTTCGCTTCGCAACATTGAATTGACGCCGGTCATCGATACCGCCAAACTGGGCGTCCTCTATGTGGCTCCTGGTCAGACAGACGAACATGATATCCTTGCAAACATTGAGGGGTCTTCGTTCTACCGCGAATTCCTTGGGGGATTGGGATCACTTATCAAGCTGAAAGGTCAAGTCGACGTTTTCACAGGCGGTCTCAACCGCGAAGATGACTCTGACGGAGAGTATGCTTATGCATGGTGGAACGATCTTATCCAGACTGTCTTCCACGCGGCTACGATGATGCCCAACCACGCACACGACCCCAAAtttgacaagaagaagcgttTGATCGGCAACGACTTTGTCAAAATCATCTACAATGATTCCGGCAGGGAATACAAGTTTGATACGCTCAAGACTGCGTTCAACTTTATCAATATCGTCATTTCTCCGCATGCCGTGCCAGATACATACGCCCCCACGGGTTTTGTTGAAATGACGCCTCCTGAAAGCATCTTGGGCGTCCCCACGAGGGATGACTACTTCAAGGTCATCGTCCAACGAGCCCCTGGTATCCCTGATTTCAGCCCTGTGGGTAAATTGAAGATATTGTCAAAAGAGACGTTACCCGGGTTCGTGAGGCATGTGGCGTTGATGGCCAATGATATGGCCGCCAGGTTCGCCCATATAAGGAATGCTAGTGATCCAGCGGAAGCAGAGTATATTACAAGTTGGCGAAGCCGTTTGAGGGCAATGAATAGATTGAAGGGAGGGTAAGTATTAGCGTCAGCCGCATTGTTCAATGATATTTAACTGATGTGTGCTTCCTAGACTTCCCCCTGTAGAAGCCAAAATTGATtcggaggaggaaaagaagagagaagaaatgcTGCAAAAGTGAGTTTTGCTTATCTATCCTTCTGCAATACACCACTGATCTATTTACAGCTTTACAAAATTGCTGTCCGAGCAACCGATAGCAGACCCAGATCAGTGAAGAATGTagaagcaagaagataGAACTACAGAGTGTGGGGTGTGGGCGCAATGGATGGGAAAGCTTTCATAATGTGCATAAGATTGAGAGTTCGAGAATATCTTGTGAATAGTTGTCTTCAACAATCTCAGTAATGTATTATCATGACATGATGTTTCAAACTATGGCCCGATGGTTTTTTGACGGAATCGTAAGTCTTTAACGATTATCATCCCGACCAAATACAACTATCATAATTGACAATAGTTGTGTGTTGGACAGACTACAAAGAGCATAAACCGTTACAGGGGAAAGATTGTGTGAGTTTCCATATCGCACTTGAACATCGCTTGATAGTTTTTTGTGATCCTATGAGCTTCAAATCCACTCTATCCCTCTTCCTGATTCCTTGAGTGGAGCATCGCTTCCATGCGAGTAGTGGACTTTTCAATTACAATATAGCAAAAATGGCATCTGGACCTCTAGGCCATTCCCCTCACTGCTTCAACACCTCATATTCTGGCCGGTTCATCCTTAATACCCGCCATTTTCCTCaacttctcttctctgctcTTTCTCAAAGCTTCAACggcctcccttcccttttctgATCGATGAGCAATAAAGTCAAGCTTCATAGcatccatcctttcttGCGTCATGCTGAGTCAAAACGTCCTTAGCATGGTCCTGGGACATCGAATATAAATGTGAATGTGGATAGCAACTTACTAGTCTCGCATACACCCTTGCATCGCATTGAGCCTAGTTTTGCACGCgaaaggcaaagagaaCGTCCGACCAGTCGCACAATCGGCAAAATCTAAGCTCTTAGTCAAATACTCGTCCCCTTAGTAAGAACTTGTGAATATGATAAACCTTACCTTTGACATAATCGTCGCAGGCCCTTAaagcctccttcttggctgCTTCGTGAAtttcattctcttctctccttgaAAGGGCTTCCATTGCGATTTGCGGAGAAAGATTTGCCGGCGAAGACGGGTCGAAAGGAAAAACGGTGGTTAATCTAGGGTATAGTTAGACTTTTTGGAAGACTGTGCCTAATGAAAGGTGCCCTAATCGGTTAAGATGTATAGATAGGAACACAAGTActgaaaagagaaaggataAAGAAACGATTATAATAATAAACATCTGCAGCCAAACGACGAACATGAGCAGCACGGCGACATTCGCGACATTCGCAAAACAAGTGATGACGTCCTCATGTTCAAAGTTGTTGCTGTTCAAGTTGTTGTTTTGGCGCAAGATTTCTCTACGTATGATTAATAGAAATTTTgtctcagcttcttcagcctctATTCGCGGTAGACCACTTCTAGACCCTGTATCGCACAGCATGGGTCCCGATAAAGGATATCGCCCCCCGTCTTACGGTCTCCCAGCTCGTCCATCCGTGGACACGCCAGTTTCAGCTGCTAGTCAATCGCAACAACAGGGATTTCCTCAGCCTCAACGCTACATGCCTCCAATACAGCAGGGCTTTTATCCAGGGTATGGCTATGGATACCAACCTAATGTATCTGGAGGGTATCCATCTGGTGGTTTCTACCCCATGTATGCGGCGCCAGCACCATCGTTTGGTCAGTCCCTCTTTCGACCGCCTGTAGCTGCAAACCCGGAGGGATACTCCTATTCCACGACCTATCTCTCAAGCCCGTACAACCAACAGGCTTCCACCCCAGATCCACCTACGAAGCGTCAACGTCCGAACAATAGTAATGTCATGACTGGCGGAAGTGCGAAACCGTGGAGAAACTGTTCCCACCCTAGTTGTAAATTTGTGGGGCCCGGAGATCAAGTGGAGATTCATGAGGAAGATAGACATTTGATTTATGCTCCCGGAAAGGCCCCAGAGAGAAgtaaagaagaggagcggTTTGCAAAGCGTAAAGGGTACGTGCGTGTACTTGGTGTGATAGCGTATTACATGCTGACTGGGAACTGGACAGGCCCTTACCCCCTATACAGGGGACAAATATAACCCTCAATACACCGGAAGATATAGAAAAATGGATAGCTGAACGTAAATCCCGTTGGCCGACTGCCAAGCGTGTGCAAGAGAAGGTACTTATCGGTTCATTTTAAGCCTCCTAGTGTAATATGTTGATGCCCTGTCACAGGAGCAAGAACGCCAAGAAGCTATTGCCCGTGGAGAAGTTCCTACGAAgcaaagaaaaggcaaaggtaGACGCAACGATCCAGCGAGTCTGGCAGAAGAATGGGGGagagaagtcaaagatgaagaggcagaTATTCCTCGTGTGTTTGAGCGGGAACggggacgaggaagaggacgaggaagaggaagcgtGCGGGGGAGAGGTGAAAGACCTGGGAAtaaagaaagaaatgatGAGATTGCTCCAGTGCATCCCATCGTGCAGGCCTCTACCCAATTTCAATCAACGCTAAGCCGCGAAGTCAATCCTACGGCTGACGGTTTGGTCGAACTTAGTGGCTACGACACACCCGCCGAATCGGCTTCTGTATCAGATTCCAATGATACTGGATCTTCCAGAGAATCCGATTTTGGCAGTGACTCGTCTTcagactcttcttcttctgactCGGAAGATGACCACGCCAAACTAAAACCTGCCGATgcttcaacctcttcccccgCTACCACTGCTACCAAACCGTCTGTCCCTACCATTAGTAAACCGATCTGCAAGTTCTTCGCCCATCAAGGAAGATGCAAATTTAATGACCGTTGCCGGTTTGCGCATGTCGCTTCGGACGGCACTTCTGTGGATACTTCTGCACAGAGTGAAAACCGAAAGCCAACACCTCAccaggaaaagaaaaagcagCCCCGGCAACCTCCCGTTCGCAAACCTAATCCTTTCGAACGGCCCAGTATGCTTGGTGCTGTACGTCTCTATTTCATCCCTTTTTGCCTTGAGAATCGTTTAAGCTGATCTGAACTCCTTTTTCTCAGTTACTCGCCAACCCCATCCAAAATACACTTTCCCAGATATCCCAGACCATTCGTTTCTTGGTCGCTAACGATATGCTTCAAAATGTTGAGATCCGCCCAGGtcaagcagaggaagaagagaaggcaaggaacAAAGTGGTATTGTTGGATGGATCATCAAAGGATAATAATGGAGCGACTGAGGATAAGCTTAATATGGAGGGTGTCGGTGATCAGGTGCAAGAAATGAAAGAGACTGTGGAGGGGAGTGAGGCTGTCGCACAAGAAAAGATTAGTATCGTTTAGGTAATCAACTGGAATGCTTAGCATAGAACCTTGTATTCACGAGATCCTACCGCCTTCCACTCAAAAGGGAGAGATAAAAATGTAATATGAGTACTCTATACATCACTACGAGGTAATCTTCGACCTGACCCGATGACGCTGAAAAACGCACGCTAGACGATTAATTGACTATTTCGGGCGAAAAAACCACAACTCCTTTCCCGCTCCAAGGCGCTCGCTTTTTACTCCGTCTTGCCCTCCTCGATAGAATCCATCAACTCTTGCCATTCTCCATTCTCAATCATCTCCCGCAAAATATCAAGACCGCCCACCAACTCGCCATTCACAATGATTTGCGGGAATGCTATTATATCGTCCCAGTCAGCTCACCCGTTCGAGAATCAACCATAtacagatgaagatgtgagAGGtgggaggttgaggaaaaATTGGAAAATTGGACTTACTAGGCCAGTCATTaaccttcttcaatccctGCCttacatcttcatcactgAAGATATCAAACCAAGCAAATTCCACTCCTTGCTCCCTCAATAATCCTACAGTCTGCCTTGAGAACCCACACTTGGGAGCTGTAGGGTTTCCCTTCATGAATAACACAACTTTGTGCTTGTTCATCAGTTCGTGGCAGCGAGCGACAATTTCTGCTTCTGTCCGGGGACGTtgggcggcggcgggggcTTGGGGTTGGGCGGAAGAGGTAGACAGAGGGGCAGAGGGGGAGGCGTGTTGAGTGAGGAGAGagtgaaggagggaagcgTCGGCGCCAGAGTGACGAGCCAAAAGAGTGTGGCCCTGTTGTTTGGTTTCGGAGAATATACAGtttgatgagaaagaaagaaaggggTTGTTATGATACACGATAAACACCGTTGACACAGATCGCACACATAGGGGAAAAAGACCAGAATGTCGAATGTCCGAAATAAGAAATCGGTTTGAAAGATTGACAAAAATATATCATGTTCGCCGACATTGAAGAGGGGATGGAATGCGTGAGATCGTGCGTTCAGGTGTGACATTTCCGGATCGATTACCgttgtcatcatcgtccgACACATTCACCCCGACAGTATCATTATgatgatcatgatcatcCCCATCACAATCACCACCACGCGCCCATTCATTAGCCAGAGCCGAACCACGTCGCGGGCCATGTGAATTGCCCGATATCCGCCGACGAGGAGGTGAGTCAAAGGTCACAACACCCACACCAGGTTTCGGTTTcgatgaagacgatgtTTGAAGGTTGAGGTTGACAAAAGGTGACGCGATGGGTAATTCAGCATCGGGGTTTGGCATTTGTGGCATGACGAGTAATTGACCCGGGTCAGCATCGGCGGAGATgggaggggaaggtggGATGTTATATAGATAATCGAGTTTGTCAAGTGGGGATGGCATGTGGGGTTTGTTAcggatgatggaggaggatgaaggtgttGCGGGACCgcgagaagagagggataAAGATATGGACGAGGAGCgggagggaagggggaTTTTGACGGTGGCAGGTGAATTTGGATGGGAGCCCAATGATTTGATACGGTTGATCATCGCCAAGCGGTCGTTGGACGGTGGATGGTTGAGAAAGGGGAGAGAGGCGGCAGAGGATGGCGGGGTGGGAAGAATGTAAGGAGGGGGAGATATCGCGGAGGCATCGGTATCGGTAGGCGAATTGGATAGGAATTGTAAAGGTGTACGAGGAGTAAAACGTGAGGGCGGGGCAGGGAAAGGCGATTTCCCAGCATAGCCGGAGGTATGAGCAGCCAAATGTTGCCGATCATCAGCATGATTGGCGTCATTAGAATTAGGATTATCCGTATCCGGTCGGGGAGTAGGCGTAGGTGTAGAGTTCATAATGGATAGAGTTGCGGAGGGATTATTGATAGATTGATGTGTATTGagatgggaaaagaagatttGAAGAAAGCAAGAATGGTAATGTCAGCAAGGCTTTTTCAAGTATAAGCCCAGACAATCGGCTTGCTTCCCCAAATAGGGAGGTAGCTTAAAAGGaaaaagcaagaagagaggtaGGTGACAAGAACGGACGGAGAGAAATCACGTTCCTTATGAGGTACTCTGCCATTTGTATCCGGTTATGACGGAGTCTCAACAACTTCGAACCCCAAATGATTGCCAACGCCTTAGAACGCTCAGAAAGGGTCACATAAAGGATGTGCCCATCTCGCGACTCTTGATATGCTTTGTATACGACGTTGatcaaggatgaaaagagagGTTGTTAAGCTCGGAGAGTGACGTCCTGCTGACAAAAGAGGAACACATAGGATCACTTGTGAGAAATGGGATGACGCacggagagaagagatgggtaGCAGAGAAGGCTAATGGCGCGAGAGCAGATGCAGCTGTAGCTGATTCTGACTCGTGACTTGTTCGCCACAGATGCGGCTCAGATGATAATGCTTAAAGCTGGCACCCTATACTCCCTCTCGCCCAATAACGAGTGAGGAACATACAGTGAACAGAGGATAGCATAAAACATTTCGGCCGAGAAAACACCACATATATCGCGGATGCTCCGAATAGCCATAAAGGATGACGTCTCTCTCAACGGAGTCACAACGCCGAAAGTCCTCTTCTGCGTTTCCCTCTCCTATTAAAATGAAAGGCTCTGGACACAGTTAAAAGAGCATCACTCGCGCACAAAAGAGCAAAGTGGATCATAGATCTGCTTTTAAAGAAGGctggagagaaaaagacaGGTGGGACGGAATTTGGGAGACCAGACTCACacgaaggagaaggaaagaagggacTGCTTCAATGTCAAATGATTCGGAGATGTCGGCCAATTGTTCAGCCTCAATCTATACGGATTTTCAGGTTTGAAGGATTTTGTGTTTGGCGTTAGGTATTTGGTATTCGGTATTCGAAGGCGAGATGGAGTATGGCGGCGAGATGGACATATATCAGCACTGAATTCGGATTATTCATCATTCGATACCACCCCTTCAAGCAGTAATACGCCTATTCTCAAAAACGATCTTCACCTGGAAAGCTCTCATTGTTCTTTACAAGGGGCAGAGACTCACGTTTAAGAAGAGAACTGAAGGAAATTGGGCCGCCTTTTGTTCTACAGCGCTGTTGAAAGCGACACACGGCTCTGCCCAAGGTGCCCAGAAATTGAGGCAGGAAACCCTGTTGAGATCTGCAGAGAGGAGTTCTCTGAAATGTTTTGGGGAACTGACTTGGACGAGGTTGCTTGCAGACATTTCGATGGGATATAGAAAGTTAGCAAGATGAGTAGACAACGCTTGTACTTATCAGATAGGGGGGAGCGATTTGCCCGTCATCACTCACCATTATTTCAAATTTACGTAATAAGTTGCCACCCGCCACACTCGAATTTTCCGCTCGCCCGACATGAGCTGGCTGACGGCTTTGCCATTGTTTTCATCGCACATATATACCCATATCCTATAGACATCTCCACAGAAACCACCATGTCCAGCGCAGAAGAGGTATGTACTGTACATTCGAACCATATTCCTCACAATTGCTAACCATCCCATCAGTCTGATCAGGCTATCGAAGTAAGCCATACCATTCGAcattttcctttcttgAAGCAGGCTAAAAGCGGCTGCAGCTAACATCGCCGAACTCAGATATGGAGGTACCGCAAGCTTCTGAATATGCTTGCCAACTCCAGAGGCGCCGGTACCTCTTGTAtcaccctcatccttcctcctcgatCTCAAATTTCTCAGGCGTCGAATATGTTGACTACCGAATACGGTACCGCTTCCAACATCAAGTCTCGTGTCAACCGGTAAGctcttttttcccttccttttttccttccctttaGGAACATATATGGTTGCAGTTGGGGACGTCTATTGAGTGGTTGATGCTTGGTGGAACAATAAAggagttttttttttttagtCGGTTTTCAATGCGCTTTCGGAAGAACGGAGATGATGAATT
This genomic interval carries:
- a CDS encoding tuberin; the encoded protein is MTHKDVPQNAQTVRMMVPFSMRCNRCGEYIHKGKRINANKETIHGEQIDGLDTLRLHINCSVCSAEITFKTDLLNAEYVCEDGATCNSETDVHNDNVGNPSDGEEQEAHGGGLGRYRTGSIRRTRENNGNKERELMAQLADLRERNKRLEISNSTLLAALRTRRTILKPLDFSRTSAELPIDERIHQLLSTNSPLSDTDAHTILEYYQEHDLCMPVVDDWLDNIWKLLNLFYLSSHDLPEARRSLALFLFNAIYVHIEQISDLRNSFVSQVIVPFLEKTLSQQADDWFRQTALDVLVKAAVMETRERDEERRQVRARKKENEVEQEDAAALPSQEMKAAAAGGSFHAIRNIIITQASSARCKREDLILPKVEEKLESTTPPAIKEPPAISSRESFSSSSGFKGFMSALSPPSRTKELPPMSTPSIASSIAEDTQSADHSPTPTPPPSHSTCPSHMAVRSLIAIFNQLAFQFPSSSPSHSKSARTLASSRCIAVYRDLLGLVYPTRHMPGDVTPASRVASVHASCPKARVTILQLLFRLRADFTHRIYLRQNIDDTVRPFADILGRTREAIETQRANILADAEEARARLRARQMREAGGAPRESMRERASTASSRTRSRSRPGHIDSSAADSYNPLWQIPEALSFDMPVESVASEVLLTYDPDHPSLRLKDVPPVEDVWLPVSEYVACLCEILMHEKNWEVVSYVICFLPLQLGSRLFFRGARATREVRRLLKVLCDTIPQDNRIERRCKHHAFIKRPNVNAVVYQALTILISYKDDLDSKECDTLIATFEMCLESNAIVAKPCIQALTLCVFELEQSIAKRLLPIISKMRDINLTSGIAVHLLEFILALGDHQSLFRNFTDAHYKDVFTLVIDYIAEHNARSDELPDMTSDKRESYTLSQHVIGLAYHAIYVWYLALKLSLRPDLVRHIITKLLQSRSIRVATDEMVEVCLDWLARYTYGNPDPKPASSLLNEMVARESGESDPPKKRSWSLGNAILTVTLHAGSGWASITSTRPTGATELIARLENLPLSEIDDDGLDLFLLPKLLMENRGLIMKDEEQATLQQLFMPMSISPDSAGSSIPSQRRKEVAVDPAYFAIQLLSYPADSLDSIHGRPIPNEERFNRSLRNIELTPVIDTAKLGVLYVAPGQTDEHDILANIEGSSFYREFLGGLGSLIKLKGQVDVFTGGLNREDDSDGEYAYAWWNDLIQTVFHAATMMPNHAHDPKFDKKKRLIGNDFVKIIYNDSGREYKFDTLKTAFNFINIVISPHAVPDTYAPTGFVEMTPPESILGVPTRDDYFKVIVQRAPGIPDFSPVGKLKILSKETLPGFVRHVALMANDMAARFAHIRNASDPAEAEYITSWRSRLRAMNRLKGGLPPVEAKIDSEEEKKREEMLQNFTKLLSEQPIADPDQ
- a CDS encoding tuberin, variant; translated protein: MTHKDVPQNAQTVRMMVPFSMRCNRCGEYIHKGKRINANKETIHGEQIDGLDTLRLHINCSVCSAEITFKTDLLNAEYVCEDGATCNSETDVHNDNVGNPSDGEEQEAHGGGLGRYRTGSIRRTRENNGNKERELMAQLADLRERNKRLEISNSTLLAALRTRRTILKPLDFSRTSAELPIDERIHQLLSTNSPLSDTDAHTILEYYQEHDLCMPVVDDWLDNIWKLLNLFYLSSHDLPEARRSLALFLFNAIYVHIEQISDLRNSFVSQVIVPFLEKTLSQQADDWFRQTALDVLVKAAVMETRERDEERRQVRARKKENEVEQEDAAALPSQEMKAAAAGGSFHAIRNIIITQASSARCKREDLILPKVEEKLESTTPPAIKEPPAISSRESFSSSSGFKGFMSALSPPSRTKELPPMSTPSIASSIAEDTQSADHSPTPTPPPSHSTCPSHMAVRSLIAIFNQLAFQFPSSSPSHSKSARTLASSRCIAVYRDLLGLVYPTRHMPGDVTPASRVASVHASCPKARVTILQLLFRLRADFTHRIYLRQNIDDTVRPFADILGRTREAIETQRANILADAEEARARLRARQMREAGGAPRESMRERASTASSRTRSRSRPGHIDSSAADSYNPLWQIPEALSFDMPVESVASEVLLTYDPDHPSLRLKDVPPVEDVWLPVSEYVACLCEILMHEKNWEVVSYVICFLPLQLGSRLFFRGARATREVRRLLKVLCDTIPQDNRIERRCKHHAFIKRPNVNAVVYQALTILISYKDDLDSKECDTLIATFEMCLESNAIVAKPCIQALTLCVFELEQSIAKRLLPIISKMRDINLTSGIAVHLLEFILALGDHQSLFRNFTDAHYKDVFTLVIDYIAEHNARSDELPDMTSDKRESYTLSQHVIGLAYHAIYVWYLALKLSLRPDLVRHIITKLLQSRSIRVATDEMVEVCLDWLARYTYGNPDPKPASSLLNEMVARESGESDPPKKRSWSLGNAILTVTLHAGSGWASITSTRPTGATELIARLENLPLSEIDDDGLDLFLLPKLLMENRGLIMKDEEQALFMPMSISPDSAGSSIPSQRRKEVAVDPAYFAIQLLSYPADSLDSIHGRPIPNEERFNRSLRNIELTPVIDTAKLGVLYVAPGQTDEHDILANIEGSSFYREFLGGLGSLIKLKGQVDVFTGGLNREDDSDGEYAYAWWNDLIQTVFHAATMMPNHAHDPKFDKKKRLIGNDFVKIIYNDSGREYKFDTLKTAFNFINIVISPHAVPDTYAPTGFVEMTPPESILGVPTRDDYFKVIVQRAPGIPDFSPVGKLKILSKETLPGFVRHVALMANDMAARFAHIRNASDPAEAEYITSWRSRLRAMNRLKGGLPPVEAKIDSEEEKKREEMLQNFTKLLSEQPIADPDQ
- a CDS encoding Grx4 family monothiol glutaredoxin translates to MSASNLVQVSSPKHFRELLSADLNRVSCLNFWAPWAEPCVAFNSAVEQKAAQFPSVLFLNIEAEQLADISESFDIEAVPSFLLLRGHTLLARHSGADASLLHSLLTQHASPSAPLSTSSAQPQAPAAAQRPRTEAEIVARCHELMNKHKVVLFMKGNPTAPKCGFSRQTVGLLREQGVEFAWFDIFSDEDVRQGLKKVNDWPTFPQIIVNGELVGGLDILREMIENGEWQELMDSIEEGKTE